A region from the Aegilops tauschii subsp. strangulata cultivar AL8/78 chromosome 5, Aet v6.0, whole genome shotgun sequence genome encodes:
- the LOC109734994 gene encoding protein MKS1 codes for MDASSSEDRQSPRSRQLQLQGPRPPRLSVSKDSHKVRKPPVVPLPYGARQQAPNNRHQQAQPRAPVIIYDASPKVIHTQPGEFLALVQRLTGPGAPAQYSAEEAAGSSAMPPQFQPQELPFSPAARYAAIERSVRPLPPGPAPYAAGSWLDLDGFAEVLGPGRPGILSPVPSALPAAASAGLFSPLPFDTSSLSWLNDLSPFLASAGARDAPPFASSPGGLLLATPTVPSPGMMMRFFSDFPDL; via the coding sequence atgGACGCGTCGTCGTCGGAGGACCGTCAGTCGCCACGCAGCAGGCAGCTGCAGCTGCAGGGCCCGCGCCCCCCGCGGCTGTCTGTCAGCAAGGACTCCCACAAGGTCAGGAAGCCGCCCGTCGTGCCGCTGCCCTACGGAGCCCGGCAGCAAGCCCCCAACAACCGCCACCAGCAAGCTCAGCCGCGGGCGCCGGTCATCATCTACGACGCCTCGCCCAAGGTCATCCACACCCAGCCCGGCGAGTTCCTGGCGCTCGTCCAGCGCCTCACCGGCCCGGGCGCGCCGGCTCAGTACTCCGCCGAGGAGGCGGCGGGGTCCTCTGCCATGCCGCCGCAGTTCCAGCCGCAGGAACTGCCTttctcgccggcggcgaggtacGCCGCGATCGAGAGGTCCGTCCGGCCGCTGCCGCCTGGGCCCGCGCCGTACGCCGCCGGCTCCTGGCTGGACCTGGATGGCTTCGCGGAGGTCCTCGGCCCGGGACGGCCCGGGATCCTCTCGCCCGTGCCGTCAGCGCTGCCGGCGGCGGCCTCGGCGGGGCTGTTCTCGCCGCTGCCGTTCGACACCAGCTCCCTGTCCTGGCTCAACGACCTGAGCCCGTTCCTCGCCTCCGCCGGCGCCCGCGACGCGCCGCCCTTCGCCTCGAGCCCTGGCGGCCTGCTGCTTGCCACGCCCACCGTGCCCTCGCCGGGGATGATGATGCGGTTCTTCAGCGACTTTCCGGACCTGTAA